A window of the Alkalilimnicola sp. S0819 genome harbors these coding sequences:
- a CDS encoding type II toxin-antitoxin system HicA family toxin, with translation MNKSHRKTLAEIFSAPTPRNLEWRRIEVLLLAAGAQLVEGRGSRVRFELNGVVASFHRPHPQKEAKPYQVRDAKEFLTQAGVKP, from the coding sequence GTGAACAAATCGCACCGCAAGACACTAGCGGAGATATTCTCCGCGCCAACACCCCGCAACCTGGAATGGCGGCGCATCGAGGTGTTGCTGCTGGCCGCAGGGGCCCAGTTGGTTGAAGGACGGGGTTCGCGAGTGCGGTTTGAACTGAACGGTGTCGTCGCCTCCTTCCACCGGCCCCATCCCCAGAAGGAAGCGAAGCCCTACCAGGTACGCGATGCCAAGGAGTTCTTGACCCAAGCGGGTGTTAAGCCATGA